In Deinococcus aquaedulcis, the genomic stretch GCGCTGTTCCAGCTGCTGCACCTGGGCCTGCAACTGCTGACTGATGCCCTGCAGCGCCGCCGTCCGTTCTTCCACCCGCTGCTCCAGGTCCTGGCGGGCGGCCCGCAGTTCGGCCTCGGTGGCCTTCATGGCGCTGATGTCCTCTAGGACCGAGATGAAGTACTTGGGGGCCCCCAGTTCCGTGCGCACCAGAGAAACGGTCAGGTTGACCCAGACCTCGGAGCGGTCTTTGCGGAGATAGCGCTTCTGAATGGTGTAGGTCGGAATCTGCCCGCTCAGCAGCCGCTGCACCTGCAGAATGTCGAGTTCAAGATCATCCGGGTGGGTGATCTGCTGAAAGGACAGCGCCAGCAGCTCTTCTTCCGGGTACCCCACGATTTCACAGGTCTTGTCATTGACACTCAGCCAGCGGCCTTCCAGGGAGACGTGGGCAATCCCCACCGCCGCCTGACTGAAGGTGGCCCGGAACCGCTCCTCACTCTCGCGCAGCGTCTGCTCGGCCTGCAACTGCGTGGTGACGTCACGGATCACGGCCGTGAAGAGGCGCTGGTTTTCCACGACCACCTGCGAGATGGTGGCTTCCACCAGAAATTCCGAACCGTCGCCGCGCAGCGCGGGGAGCGCTCGTCGGGCGCCGTGCATGCTTCTGGACGTGACGCCCGTTTGCCCGAACGCCCGCATGTGGTCGTGGTGCCGGGCCCGGTAGGCCCCCGGAATGAACTGGTCGAGGGTCTGCCCCAGAACCTCTGCGGCGGGCACCGCGAAGACCCGCTCTGCGGCTGCATTAAACAGCAGGATGCGGCGGTCCTCATCCGTGGTAATCACGGCATCTGAAACCGTGCTGATGATGCCGGAGAGCCGCGCCTCACTGTCTGTGGCCGCCTGGTAGGCCTGAATGTGGTCCAGGGCCCGTGCACACTGGTGCGCGAAGGTGGTGATGTACTCCTGATCGCTGGCGGTGAACGCCTGCTCGTCCGCGAAACTCAGGACCAGCCCCCCCAGGGCGTGACCGCCCACCACCAGCGGCACAGCCGCCAGCCGCTCGTGGGTGTGCTCCAGCACGCGGGCCACCAGCGGGTACTGGGCGCTGAGCTCCTGCCCTGTGAGGTACAGGGGACGCAGCGTCCGCACGGCGTCGGCAACTGGAATATGGGCGTCCAGCGGGAATGTCCGGAACTGTTCCAGGATGGACGGCGCGTAGCCCTGAGAGCCCACGGTTTCAAAGTGCCCGTCCCGGACCCGCAGCACCGTGCCCGCGTAGGCCCCCAAGCCCGTGCGCGCATGGTGCAGGATCAGGTCCGCCGCTTCCTCCTCGGTGTGCGCCTCGCTGAGCCGCGCGGTCATCGCATGCAGGGTGGCGGCGCGGTGCTGGGCTTCGCGCTCCTGGGTGATGTCGCGGTGAAACCCAATCCATTCCCGGATGTGGCCGTCCGCTTCCAGAACCGGTACCGCATTGACCCGCACGACACGGTATTGGCCCTGGTGGTGGCGCAGGCGATATTCGATCTGATAGGGCGCGCGCTCCTTTACGCCCTTGACGCACGCGTTCTGCGCGATGTGGCGGTCATCGGGATGAATGGCCTGCACCCAGCCCATGCCCCGGTACTCCTCCCACGTCTGCCCGGTGAACTGCGCCCATTGAGGCTGCGGCTCCACGAAGTGTGCATGGCCGTCCCGGGTCCAGACAATGCTGGTGGTGGCCGTGACCAGGGACTGAAAGCGTTCAGTCATCTGCCGCGTTTCCACCTGCGCCTGCACGCGCTGCAGCGTCAGCGCGCACTGATCTGCGAGGTGTTGGAGGAACTGCAGGTCCTCAGGATCGTTAGGCGGCTCCTCCTGGAAGGTAAACACCAGGACCCCCGTGACTTCAAGATCCGTCTTCAGGGGCATGACGACCACAGCGGCCCCCGGATAGGCCTGCGGCAGCAGCGCCTCTGGATAGCGCTCGGCCAGTTCAGCCGCGCTGACCAGGGAGGCCTCCCCGGTTCGCAGGACATCGGCCACTGGCAGATCGGCAGTCAGGGGAATGGTGCCCACCTGCGCCAGGGCGTCACCCAGGGCGCCGTTGGCACTCAGGGGCATCAGCTGATCACCCTGCCTCACAAAGACGAGGCCCGCGTGCGCGTCAAGCATGGTGAGGCCCTCGTGCAAGATGGCCTGGGCCACCTCTGCCGGGGTGATGGCCCGCGCCATGGCGGCCATGCCCGCGCTCAGGTGGGCCGCCCGCTGGGCCGCCCGTTGCAGCCGCCGCTCATTGTGGCGCTGCGCGCTCAGGTCACGCAGATAGGCTGTGAAGAAGGTGCCGGTGCTAATGGATACGGCGTGTACGGTCAGCTCACAGGGAAAGGTATGCCCGTCTTTGTGCAACGCCTCGAGTTCCAGGCGCTGGTTCAGGACGTGGGGTACGCCGGTCTGCAGATACCGCTCACGGCCGCGCTCGTGGGCCTCTCGGTACCTGGGGGGCACAATCAAGGCCGACAGATTGCGCCCCCTGGCTTCTGCGGCGGTGTACCCAAAGGTCCGCTCGGCCGCTGGGTTCCAGTCCACCACGAGCCCACGTTCATCAATGGTGATGACACTGTCCAGGGCGGCGGTCAGTGTGGCCGCCCGCAGCAACTGAACATCCTGCTCGCTCTGGATCATCGCCTTTCCACCTTGCTGACCACTCAGCATAGGGACCGGACATCACAGATGTATGACGGAGCCCCCAATGATCCCTGGTGCCTTTTCACATAGGCAGGGCGGGCGCGCCTGGTCATGGCTCAGGCCTGGCTGGGCAGGGGCCGCCCGTTCCCAGGCGTCTGGGTGCCACTCAGCCGTCTGCCGTCTCGGCGTCCAGCCGGAACGGCAGGTATTCGGGGCGCCAGAAGGCGCGCTGCACGGTGTCCAGCAGCGCCTCGTCACTCAGGCCGCGCAGGCTGAACTCGGTGGCCACGCCGTCGAGCAGGGCCTGACGGATGACGGCGGCGGCCACCTGCACGCTCGCGGCGCCCAGTTCAGACACCGGCGGGTAGATGCGCTCTGGCCAGTGGGCGGCGGTATAGGCTGCCAGCGCGGCGGCGGCGCTGGCGACCATCTCGTCGGTGATCTCGCGCACGCGGGCCAGCACCGCGCCAAAGCCCAGCCCAGGGAAGATAAAGGCGTTGTTGCCCTGACCAATTTCGTGCGTGACCCCGTCCAGCGTGACTGGCGCAAACGGACTGCCGGTGGCCACCATGGCCTGCCCGCCGGTCCAGCGCAGCAGGTCTTCGGGCAGGGCCTCGCTGTGGGCGGTGGGGTTGGACAGCGGGAAAATCAGCGGGCGCGGCGTGTTGGCCTGCGCCGCGCGCACCACCCCCTCGCCAAAGATGCCCGCCTGCCCCGACAGGCCCAGCAGCACGGTGGCTCCCGCTTCGCGGACCACACTTTCCAGGTCCAGCCCGGCCCACCCCGCCACCTGTTCCTTCGGGGTGGCCAGGGCCTGTTTGTAGGCCTCCATGGGCCGGTCGTCCACCAGCAGCCCGCGTGAGTCCAGCACGTACACGCGCCGGGCGATCTCCGCCGGGCTCAGCCCCTCGCGCCGCAGGCCCTCGCGCATGGCGGTGGCCACCCCGGCGCCCCCGGCCCCTGCCCCGTGCACCACGATCACCTGATCAGACAGGCGCTCGCCCTTGACCCGGCACGCACTGAGCACCCCGGCCAGCACCACGGCGCCTGTGCCCTGGATATCGTCGTTGAAGCTGGGCACCACCCGCCGGTAACGGGCCAGCACCTCAAAGGCCGCGTCCTTGGCAAAGTCCTCCCACTGGATAATCGCCTTGGGGTAGCGCTCCAGCGTGGCTTCCACGAAGCGGTCCAGGAAACTCAGGTAGGCGTCGCCGGTCAGGCGCTCGTGTTTGACGCCCAGGTAGCCGGGGTCCTCGCGCAGGTCCGCTCTGCCCGTGCCCACGTCCAGTTCCACCGGCAGGGTCTTGTCGGGGCCCACGCCGCCCGCCACCGTGTACAGCGAGAGCTTGCCAATGCTGATCGCCATGCCGCCAAAGCCCTGGTCCCCAATGCCCAGAATCGCGCTGGAGTCGGTCGCCACGATAATCCGCACGTCGTTCAGCGGCACGTTGGCCAGGGCCTGCGCCGCGCGGTCAATGGTGCGGGTGC encodes the following:
- a CDS encoding NAD-dependent malic enzyme, with protein sequence MTRPPLPLTDHYDVRRDPEGQLYLRPLVRGFSLLRFPLLNKGTAFTEAERRALGLDGLLAPQIDTLDELVERQYAEYRAIPEPLDKHVFLRNLQDRNEVLFYALLSRHVEEMLPVVYTPTVGLAVQEFSRIYRYPRGLTLSTRTIDRAAQALANVPLNDVRIIVATDSSAILGIGDQGFGGMAISIGKLSLYTVAGGVGPDKTLPVELDVGTGRADLREDPGYLGVKHERLTGDAYLSFLDRFVEATLERYPKAIIQWEDFAKDAAFEVLARYRRVVPSFNDDIQGTGAVVLAGVLSACRVKGERLSDQVIVVHGAGAGGAGVATAMREGLRREGLSPAEIARRVYVLDSRGLLVDDRPMEAYKQALATPKEQVAGWAGLDLESVVREAGATVLLGLSGQAGIFGEGVVRAAQANTPRPLIFPLSNPTAHSEALPEDLLRWTGGQAMVATGSPFAPVTLDGVTHEIGQGNNAFIFPGLGFGAVLARVREITDEMVASAAAALAAYTAAHWPERIYPPVSELGAASVQVAAAVIRQALLDGVATEFSLRGLSDEALLDTVQRAFWRPEYLPFRLDAETADG
- a CDS encoding PAS domain S-box protein → MIQSEQDVQLLRAATLTAALDSVITIDERGLVVDWNPAAERTFGYTAAEARGRNLSALIVPPRYREAHERGRERYLQTGVPHVLNQRLELEALHKDGHTFPCELTVHAVSISTGTFFTAYLRDLSAQRHNERRLQRAAQRAAHLSAGMAAMARAITPAEVAQAILHEGLTMLDAHAGLVFVRQGDQLMPLSANGALGDALAQVGTIPLTADLPVADVLRTGEASLVSAAELAERYPEALLPQAYPGAAVVVMPLKTDLEVTGVLVFTFQEEPPNDPEDLQFLQHLADQCALTLQRVQAQVETRQMTERFQSLVTATTSIVWTRDGHAHFVEPQPQWAQFTGQTWEEYRGMGWVQAIHPDDRHIAQNACVKGVKERAPYQIEYRLRHHQGQYRVVRVNAVPVLEADGHIREWIGFHRDITQEREAQHRAATLHAMTARLSEAHTEEEAADLILHHARTGLGAYAGTVLRVRDGHFETVGSQGYAPSILEQFRTFPLDAHIPVADAVRTLRPLYLTGQELSAQYPLVARVLEHTHERLAAVPLVVGGHALGGLVLSFADEQAFTASDQEYITTFAHQCARALDHIQAYQAATDSEARLSGIISTVSDAVITTDEDRRILLFNAAAERVFAVPAAEVLGQTLDQFIPGAYRARHHDHMRAFGQTGVTSRSMHGARRALPALRGDGSEFLVEATISQVVVENQRLFTAVIRDVTTQLQAEQTLRESEERFRATFSQAAVGIAHVSLEGRWLSVNDKTCEIVGYPEEELLALSFQQITHPDDLELDILQVQRLLSGQIPTYTIQKRYLRKDRSEVWVNLTVSLVRTELGAPKYFISVLEDISAMKATEAELRAARQDLEQRVEERTAALQGISQQLQAQVQQLEQRNHETQILGEMSELLQASLNLEEAQAVVAGHTAQLFPRLPGTLYSFGPSKNVLEEMISWNGPVSQSPVFAPTDCWALRRGRAFVSEEGGHLRCRHLEEEGAALCVPLLAQGETVGLLHFHQMPAPPSAHQRRLAQTIAETVALAIVNLRLRETLRQQSIRDVLTGLFNRRYLEETFERELRRAQRNRQPIGVVMLDVDHFKKFNDLYGHEAGDLLLKSLGEVLQGSVRGEDVVCRYGGEEFALLLPGANAEQASARAEQIRNKVRVMQVISRGQVLGTVTASLGVAAYPVHGEQLMDLIRAADFALYRAKKEGRDRVVLAT